One Methylosinus sp. LW4 genomic region harbors:
- a CDS encoding L,D-transpeptidase, whose amino-acid sequence MRRIAVALCISFMGCSAGSAYETGGLASLFDLSPRGQQPADGRPQATAVAREIVSYPGGYSPGTIVVSTNERRLYYVLGNNQAIRYGVGVGRPGFEWTGTRVVSSKREWPDWTPPAQMLRRRPDLPRHMQGGLTNPLGARAMYLGGSLYRIHGSNEPETIGQAVSSGCIRMTNEDVVDLYERVRVGARVIVTR is encoded by the coding sequence ATGCGGCGTATCGCAGTTGCTCTGTGCATTTCATTCATGGGTTGCTCGGCCGGGTCTGCGTACGAAACAGGGGGCTTGGCCAGCTTGTTCGATTTGAGTCCGCGTGGACAGCAGCCGGCGGACGGCCGCCCGCAGGCGACCGCCGTCGCCCGCGAGATCGTGTCCTATCCCGGCGGCTACTCGCCCGGCACCATCGTCGTCTCGACCAATGAGCGGCGGCTCTATTATGTGCTCGGCAATAATCAGGCGATCCGCTATGGCGTCGGCGTCGGCCGGCCGGGCTTCGAATGGACCGGCACGCGCGTCGTCTCCAGCAAGCGCGAATGGCCGGATTGGACGCCGCCGGCGCAAATGCTGCGCCGCCGCCCCGATCTGCCGCGCCATATGCAGGGCGGGCTCACCAATCCGCTCGGCGCGCGGGCCATGTATCTCGGCGGCTCGCTCTACCGCATCCACGGCTCCAACGAGCCCGAGACCATCGGCCAGGCCGTCTCCTCCGGCTGCATCCGCATGACCAATGAGGATGTCGTCGATCTCTACGAGCGCGTGCGCGTCGGCGCGCGGGTCATCGTCACCCGCTAA
- a CDS encoding MucR family transcriptional regulator, translated as MTSTNNIELAADIVSAYVSNNSVPAGDLPGLINEVYGALMRVGSGVVVEPAEAPKPAISVRKSVTNDFIICLEDGKKFKSLKRHLRTQYGLSPEEYREKWGLAADYPMVAPNYAKARSTLAKQMGLGQQRRRRGGR; from the coding sequence ATGACATCGACGAACAACATCGAACTCGCGGCCGACATCGTTTCCGCCTATGTGAGCAATAATTCTGTTCCCGCCGGCGATCTTCCGGGCCTCATCAATGAAGTCTATGGCGCGCTGATGCGGGTCGGCTCCGGCGTCGTCGTCGAGCCGGCGGAAGCGCCCAAGCCCGCTATTTCGGTGCGCAAGTCGGTGACGAACGACTTCATCATCTGCCTCGAGGACGGCAAGAAGTTCAAGTCTCTCAAGCGTCATCTGCGCACGCAATACGGTCTCTCGCCGGAAGAATATCGCGAGAAGTGGGGTCTTGCGGCCGATTATCCGATGGTCGCTCCGAATTACGCCAAGGCGCGCTCCACCCTCGCCAAGCAGATGGGCCTCGGCCAGCAGCGCCGCCGCCGCGGCGGCCGCTGA
- a CDS encoding CDP-archaeol synthase has translation MDGALILRLLLLLIVANGAPVLGKRLLGGAFARPVDGGACFLDGRPLLGPAKTWRGLLLAVLAAAFCAPLLGFPAPIGALLGAFAMAGDLFSSFVKRRLGLPSSSRAPGLDQIPEALLPLLAIAGPARLGAGEIVIVAGLFFFGSQALSRLMFDLRVRERPF, from the coding sequence ATGGATGGAGCCCTGATTCTCCGCCTGCTGCTTCTGCTGATCGTCGCCAATGGCGCGCCCGTGCTCGGCAAAAGGCTGCTCGGCGGCGCCTTCGCCCGGCCCGTGGACGGCGGCGCCTGCTTCCTCGACGGGCGGCCGCTGCTCGGCCCCGCCAAGACCTGGCGCGGCCTCCTTCTCGCCGTCCTGGCCGCCGCCTTCTGCGCGCCGCTGCTCGGCTTTCCCGCTCCTATCGGCGCATTGCTCGGCGCTTTCGCCATGGCGGGCGATCTTTTCTCGAGCTTCGTCAAGCGCCGGCTCGGCTTGCCCTCCAGCAGCCGCGCGCCGGGGCTCGATCAAATCCCGGAAGCGCTGCTGCCGCTGCTCGCCATCGCCGGCCCGGCGCGCCTCGGGGCAGGGGAGATCGTCATCGTCGCCGGCCTGTTCTTCTTCGGCTCGCAGGCGCTCTCGCGGCTGATGTTCGATCTGCGCGTCCGCGAGCGGCCGTTCTGA
- a CDS encoding transporter substrate-binding domain-containing protein translates to MIRRLVAAAAAIALLLCPAAAEPRHLRVASEGARPPFNYLDANNQLAGFEIDLTREICRRIEADCVFVTQEWESLVLGLENRQYDLVVSAMEINEERLRKIDFSKPYAHTPSALIAQRQSPLASADPKALQGARIGVVADGPQQAYAEDKLKESEVQRYATLEAAMLDLAEGRVDVVAEDKLAAMDFLHERKEGRCCRIIADLPQDAAYFGGGFGFGLRKGATELKSAIDAALDAIVADGSYRAIRSKYFDFDIR, encoded by the coding sequence ATGATCCGGCGCCTCGTCGCCGCCGCGGCGGCCATCGCCCTTCTCCTGTGCCCGGCCGCCGCCGAGCCGCGCCATTTGCGCGTCGCCAGCGAAGGCGCGCGGCCGCCCTTCAATTATCTCGACGCCAATAATCAGCTCGCCGGATTCGAGATCGATCTGACGCGGGAGATCTGTCGCCGCATAGAGGCCGATTGCGTCTTCGTCACGCAGGAATGGGAGAGCCTCGTCCTCGGGCTCGAGAACCGTCAATATGATCTCGTCGTCTCGGCGATGGAGATAAACGAGGAGCGGCTGCGCAAAATCGACTTCTCCAAGCCCTACGCCCATACGCCCTCGGCGCTGATCGCGCAGCGCCAGTCGCCGCTCGCGAGCGCTGATCCGAAAGCGCTGCAGGGCGCGCGCATCGGCGTCGTCGCGGATGGGCCGCAGCAGGCCTATGCGGAGGACAAGCTCAAGGAGAGCGAGGTGCAGCGCTATGCGACGCTCGAGGCCGCCATGCTGGACCTCGCCGAGGGGCGCGTGGACGTCGTGGCGGAAGACAAGCTCGCCGCAATGGATTTTCTGCACGAGCGCAAGGAAGGCCGCTGCTGCCGCATCATCGCCGATCTGCCGCAAGACGCGGCCTATTTCGGCGGCGGCTTCGGCTTTGGCCTGCGCAAGGGCGCCACGGAGCTGAAGAGCGCGATCGACGCGGCGCTCGACGCCATCGTCGCCGATGGAAGCTATCGCGCGATCCGCAGCAAATATTTCGATTTCGACATACGCTGA
- a CDS encoding trypsin-like serine peptidase produces the protein MRGDERVAGAGLRGFRTAIGAALLLAASAAAALAALYPREARRFMAEEDFRRYPGAGVLTCRTEEGVPERAAAAWLIGDRGLVVLNAHNFVDRKLRPTHPIDDCAFSIGEKEYAFDIDSLRFGFARDAKSLNITDDWALVRLRDPVDADIAPQPIPDAPALPTGVETLRVVMVSPAGHSNFRRATSIEECQIRQIDAPTEAGIRRARHDCNDGYGGSGSGIFSDDGRLIAMHSASLDMNSRRDFDMERHFGMALLFEGELLDAIRANLRADAR, from the coding sequence ATGCGAGGCGACGAGCGAGTTGCAGGCGCGGGCCTTCGAGGCTTTCGGACGGCGATCGGCGCGGCCCTGCTGCTCGCGGCCAGCGCCGCCGCGGCCTTGGCGGCGCTCTATCCGCGGGAGGCGCGGCGCTTCATGGCGGAGGAGGATTTTCGCCGCTATCCGGGCGCCGGCGTGCTGACGTGCCGCACGGAGGAGGGCGTGCCGGAGCGCGCCGCCGCCGCCTGGCTGATCGGCGACCGCGGCCTCGTCGTGCTCAACGCGCATAATTTCGTCGATCGCAAGCTGCGGCCGACGCATCCCATAGACGATTGCGCCTTCTCCATCGGCGAGAAGGAATACGCCTTCGACATCGACAGCCTGCGCTTCGGCTTCGCCCGTGACGCCAAATCGCTGAACATCACCGATGATTGGGCGCTGGTGCGCCTGCGCGATCCGGTGGACGCCGATATAGCGCCGCAGCCGATCCCAGACGCTCCGGCGCTGCCGACCGGCGTCGAGACTCTGCGCGTGGTGATGGTGTCGCCGGCCGGCCACTCCAATTTCCGCCGCGCGACCAGCATAGAGGAATGCCAGATTCGCCAGATCGACGCGCCGACGGAGGCGGGAATTCGCCGCGCGCGGCATGATTGCAACGACGGCTATGGCGGCTCGGGCTCGGGGATTTTCAGCGACGATGGACGGCTCATCGCCATGCACAGCGCCTCGCTGGACATGAATTCGCGCCGAGATTTCGACATGGAGCGCCATTTCGGCATGGCGCTGCTGTTCGAGGGCGAATTGCTGGACGCTATTCGCGCCAATCTTCGGGCGGACGCGCGCTAG
- a CDS encoding HvfC/BufC N-terminal domain-containing protein — protein MRLAELQALFQAGVLAGAEDGARILESVKNSRQADRTTLFGVYVNAYRARLAEFLAADFPAVRALIGETAFDALADAYIGAQPSRERNARWYTTRFPDFLREQDEWRDNARAIDLALLERALTDAFDAPDAEPLAIAELAAFAPEQWPRLSFAFHPSLIVLELEEGTIATHEAAMEQQDLPPRGEGRGHVAIWRADLDSVHCELETDEAMALSLAMEGHAFGDICQMAAFRDHADASPERLAQMLTGWFQEGLVVGAKADEES, from the coding sequence ATGAGGCTCGCCGAGCTGCAGGCCCTGTTCCAGGCCGGCGTGCTGGCCGGCGCCGAGGATGGCGCGCGCATTCTCGAATCGGTGAAGAATTCGCGCCAAGCCGACCGCACCACGCTCTTCGGCGTCTATGTGAACGCCTATCGCGCGAGGCTCGCCGAATTTCTGGCGGCGGATTTCCCCGCCGTTCGCGCGCTGATCGGCGAAACGGCCTTCGACGCGCTCGCCGACGCCTATATCGGCGCGCAGCCCTCGCGTGAGCGCAACGCGCGCTGGTACACGACGCGCTTTCCCGATTTCCTGCGCGAGCAGGACGAATGGCGCGACAATGCGCGGGCGATCGACCTCGCTCTGCTCGAGCGCGCGCTCACCGACGCTTTCGACGCGCCCGACGCCGAGCCGCTGGCGATCGCCGAGCTCGCCGCCTTCGCGCCCGAGCAATGGCCGCGCCTCTCCTTCGCCTTTCATCCAAGCCTCATCGTGCTGGAGCTGGAGGAAGGCACGATCGCGACGCATGAGGCGGCGATGGAGCAGCAGGACCTGCCGCCGCGCGGCGAAGGCCGCGGCCATGTCGCGATCTGGCGCGCCGATCTCGACTCCGTCCATTGCGAATTGGAGACGGACGAGGCCATGGCGCTGTCGCTGGCGATGGAAGGCCACGCTTTCGGCGACATCTGCCAAATGGCCGCCTTCCGCGATCACGCCGACGCCTCGCCCGAGCGCCTGGCGCAAATGCTCACCGGCTGGTTCCAGGAAGGGCTTGTGGTGGGCGCAAAGGCAGACGAAGAGAGCTGA
- a CDS encoding NAD(P)-dependent oxidoreductase, with protein sequence MTELTVAFIGLGVMGYPMAGHLVTRGGRKVVVYNRTAEKAERFAAQFSARTAPTPRLAAEGADFVFSCVGNDDDLRQVTIGEDGAFRALKAGAVFVDHTTASAEVARELYSHAKKGGFGFLDAPISGGQSGAENGALTVMCGGDAEDFARVEPVLAAYARASRLMGPSGAGQLTKMVNQICIAGLVQGLAEALDFASRAGLDGAAVVDLIKNGAAQSWQMENRHKTMLAGEYDFGFAVEWMRKDLGICFAEARRNGASLPVAALVDQFYAEVENMGGRRWDTSSLMARLRR encoded by the coding sequence ATGACCGAGCTGACCGTCGCCTTCATCGGATTGGGCGTGATGGGCTATCCCATGGCCGGCCATCTCGTCACGCGCGGCGGGCGCAAGGTCGTCGTCTATAATCGCACGGCGGAGAAAGCCGAGCGCTTCGCCGCGCAATTTTCCGCGCGGACGGCGCCGACGCCCCGCCTCGCCGCCGAGGGCGCGGATTTCGTCTTCTCCTGCGTCGGCAATGACGATGATCTGCGCCAGGTGACGATCGGCGAGGACGGCGCCTTTCGCGCGCTGAAGGCCGGCGCGGTCTTCGTCGATCACACCACCGCCTCGGCGGAGGTCGCGCGCGAGCTCTATTCTCACGCCAAAAAGGGCGGCTTCGGCTTTCTCGATGCGCCGATCTCCGGCGGCCAGTCCGGCGCCGAGAATGGTGCGCTCACGGTGATGTGCGGCGGCGACGCCGAGGATTTCGCCCGCGTCGAGCCCGTGCTCGCCGCCTATGCGCGCGCCAGCCGGCTGATGGGGCCGTCCGGCGCCGGGCAGCTCACCAAAATGGTCAATCAGATCTGCATCGCCGGCCTCGTCCAGGGCCTCGCCGAGGCGCTGGATTTCGCCAGCCGCGCCGGGCTGGACGGCGCGGCGGTCGTCGATCTCATCAAGAATGGCGCGGCGCAATCCTGGCAGATGGAGAATCGCCACAAGACCATGCTCGCCGGCGAATATGATTTCGGCTTCGCGGTCGAATGGATGCGCAAGGACCTCGGCATCTGCTTCGCCGAGGCCCGCCGCAACGGCGCCAGCCTGCCGGTCGCCGCGCTGGTCGATCAATTCTACGCCGAGGTGGAGAATATGGGAGGCCGACGCTGGGACACGTCGAGCCTGATGGCGCGGCTGCGCCGATAG
- a CDS encoding metallophosphoesterase: protein MSDEPTPTEDDIMRALEARLGRLHARQRLGIERDHEAQVFGQGLNFFHLENLAASPLLIRAALTAVGLYRRGLANAEKLRLRENEIVSARLPRAFDGFAILHLSDLHVDMCAGAMARLRAMVADLAYDLCVLTGDYRGATHGSHTAALEGMAELRAALRAPILAVLGNHDTILMTPGLEQMGMRVLLNECATFVRDGARLHVAGVDDAHYFRVDNIAKAGEAIPQGEFSLLLSHTPEIFRQAAHAGFDVLLAGHTHGGQICLPGGVALTLDSVLPRAYGAGAWRYHDMQGYTSVGAGSSVLPVRFNCPPEITLHRLRAA from the coding sequence ATGTCCGACGAGCCGACGCCGACCGAGGACGACATCATGCGCGCGCTGGAGGCGCGGCTCGGACGGCTGCATGCGCGCCAGAGGCTCGGCATAGAGCGCGACCATGAGGCGCAAGTCTTCGGCCAGGGCCTCAATTTCTTTCACCTTGAAAATCTCGCCGCCTCGCCGCTGCTGATCCGCGCCGCGCTCACCGCCGTCGGACTCTACCGCCGCGGTCTCGCCAATGCGGAAAAGCTTCGGCTGCGCGAGAATGAGATCGTCAGCGCGCGGCTGCCGCGCGCCTTCGACGGTTTCGCCATTCTCCATTTGAGCGATCTGCATGTCGATATGTGCGCGGGCGCGATGGCGCGGCTGCGCGCGATGGTCGCCGATCTCGCCTATGATCTCTGCGTGCTCACCGGCGATTATCGCGGCGCGACACATGGGTCCCACACGGCGGCGCTGGAGGGCATGGCGGAGCTGCGCGCGGCTTTGCGCGCGCCGATCCTCGCCGTGCTCGGCAATCACGACACCATATTGATGACGCCGGGCCTCGAGCAAATGGGAATGCGCGTTCTGCTCAATGAATGCGCGACATTCGTCCGCGACGGCGCGCGCCTTCATGTCGCCGGCGTCGACGACGCGCATTATTTTCGCGTCGACAATATCGCCAAGGCCGGCGAGGCGATACCGCAAGGCGAGTTCTCGCTGCTGCTCTCGCATACGCCGGAGATTTTCCGTCAGGCGGCGCATGCGGGCTTCGATGTTCTGCTCGCCGGCCATACGCATGGCGGGCAGATCTGCCTGCCGGGCGGCGTCGCGCTCACGCTCGACTCCGTGCTGCCGCGCGCCTATGGCGCCGGCGCTTGGCGATATCACGACATGCAGGGCTATACGTCGGTCGGCGCGGGCTCCTCCGTGCTGCCGGTGCGGTTCAATTGTCCGCCGGAGATCACCTTGCATCGGCTGCGGGCCGCCTGA
- a CDS encoding c-type cytochrome, whose translation MLSASALAWARSLAWRALLPLCLAAPAAAADIDRGRYLVEALTACDNCHTPRGPDGYRLDKRFSGGSQTFNGETYSVRGPNISSDAATGIGSWSDERLAAAIIAGVGPEGRLAPAMPSEYYRILTARDLEAVIAFLRTAAPVEAARPAQRRDGEQKAETFPGAEAPFEESALDDPLRRGFYVATLARCMECHSGETNGALDHKEKLGAGGKLFRTPAGTAVGANITQHPTAGVGAWSDAEIKAAIVAGVGRDGKPLKPTMANLSKAHFSKMTPRDLDALILWLRTIPPRAGP comes from the coding sequence GTGCTCTCTGCTTCTGCTCTCGCATGGGCGCGTTCTCTGGCGTGGCGCGCCTTGCTGCCGCTCTGCCTCGCCGCCCCGGCCGCCGCCGCGGATATCGATCGCGGCCGCTATCTCGTCGAGGCGCTGACCGCCTGCGACAATTGCCATACGCCGCGCGGCCCCGACGGCTATCGGCTCGACAAGCGCTTTTCCGGCGGCTCGCAGACTTTCAATGGCGAGACTTACAGCGTGCGCGGGCCGAATATTTCCTCCGACGCCGCGACCGGAATCGGCTCCTGGAGCGATGAGCGGCTGGCGGCGGCGATCATCGCCGGCGTCGGGCCGGAGGGGCGTCTCGCGCCGGCCATGCCGTCGGAATATTACCGAATATTGACCGCGCGCGATCTCGAGGCGGTCATCGCCTTTCTGCGCACGGCTGCGCCGGTGGAGGCCGCGCGGCCCGCGCAGCGCCGCGACGGCGAGCAGAAGGCCGAGACCTTTCCTGGCGCCGAGGCGCCTTTCGAGGAGAGCGCGCTCGACGATCCGCTGCGGCGCGGCTTCTATGTCGCGACTCTGGCGCGCTGCATGGAATGCCACAGCGGCGAGACCAATGGCGCGCTCGACCATAAGGAGAAGCTCGGCGCCGGCGGCAAGCTGTTCCGCACGCCGGCGGGAACGGCGGTCGGCGCCAATATCACCCAGCATCCGACGGCGGGCGTCGGCGCTTGGAGCGACGCGGAGATCAAGGCCGCGATCGTCGCCGGCGTCGGCCGCGACGGCAAGCCGCTCAAGCCCACCATGGCCAATCTTTCCAAGGCGCATTTCTCGAAGATGACGCCGCGCGATCTCGATGCGCTCATCCTCTGGCTGCGCACGATTCCGCCCCGCGCGGGGCCGTGA
- a CDS encoding gamma-butyrobetaine hydroxylase-like domain-containing protein, with the protein MADADIWPSEIRLLEEGRKLKVSFENGASYDLSAEHLRVRSPSAEVQGHSPEERKTVGGKRNVAIIGVAPVGHYAVRLDFDDLHNTGIYTWGYLHELGVGGAADFAAYEQELAEKGLDRDRPGER; encoded by the coding sequence ATGGCCGACGCGGATATTTGGCCGAGCGAGATACGCCTTTTGGAAGAGGGGCGGAAGCTCAAGGTGAGCTTCGAGAATGGGGCGAGCTATGATCTTTCGGCCGAGCATTTGCGGGTGCGCAGCCCCTCGGCCGAGGTGCAGGGCCATTCGCCGGAGGAGCGCAAGACCGTGGGCGGCAAGCGCAATGTCGCCATAATCGGCGTCGCGCCGGTCGGCCATTACGCCGTGCGGCTGGATTTCGACGATCTCCACAACACCGGCATCTACACTTGGGGCTATCTCCACGAGCTCGGCGTCGGCGGCGCGGCGGATTTCGCCGCCTATGAGCAGGAACTCGCGGAAAAGGGCCTGGATCGGGACCGTCCGGGCGAGCGATAA
- the bufB gene encoding MNIO family bufferin maturase, with the protein MSRPAPLGHGLGLRPIYYDEILSTRPAVDWFEIISENYMIGGGRPTAMLERVRADYPIVMHGVAMSLASTDPLDFDYLRALKALAERVEPAFVSDHLAWTGVHGVTLHDLLPIPYTEEALAHVAERVMRVQDFLGRRLVVENASTYVAFRESEMSEWAFVNELARRADCLLLLDVNNVFVSSFNHGFDANAFIDAIDPDRVAQFHMAGHTDNGTHRIDTHDQPVCDEVWALYERARRRFGAVSTMIERDDNFPPFDELLAELGHMREIAARIDAENTRSAA; encoded by the coding sequence ATGAGCAGACCCGCCCCATTGGGACACGGCCTCGGACTGAGGCCGATCTATTACGATGAAATTCTGTCGACCCGCCCCGCCGTCGACTGGTTCGAGATCATCTCGGAGAACTACATGATCGGCGGAGGCCGGCCGACCGCCATGCTGGAGCGCGTGCGCGCCGATTATCCGATCGTCATGCATGGCGTCGCAATGTCGCTCGCCTCCACCGATCCGCTCGACTTCGATTATCTGCGCGCGCTCAAAGCGCTGGCCGAGCGCGTGGAGCCGGCCTTTGTCTCCGACCATCTCGCCTGGACCGGCGTGCATGGCGTGACGCTGCACGATCTTCTGCCGATTCCCTACACGGAGGAAGCGCTCGCCCATGTCGCCGAGCGGGTGATGCGCGTGCAGGATTTTCTCGGCCGGCGGCTCGTCGTCGAGAACGCCTCCACCTATGTCGCCTTTCGCGAATCCGAGATGAGCGAATGGGCCTTCGTCAATGAGCTGGCGCGGCGCGCCGACTGCCTGCTGCTGCTCGACGTCAACAATGTCTTCGTCTCGAGCTTCAATCACGGCTTCGACGCCAATGCGTTCATCGACGCCATAGACCCGGATCGCGTGGCGCAATTCCATATGGCCGGCCACACCGACAATGGCACGCATCGCATCGACACGCATGACCAGCCGGTCTGCGACGAGGTGTGGGCGCTCTATGAGCGCGCGCGGCGGCGCTTCGGCGCGGTCTCCACCATGATCGAGCGCGACGATAATTTCCCGCCCTTCGACGAATTGCTCGCCGAGCTCGGCCATATGCGCGAGATCGCCGCGCGCATAGACGCCGAGAACACGCGGAGCGCCGCATGA
- the moaA gene encoding GTP 3',8-cyclase MoaA, with product MNPHPKIAYDPLASAPLVDPFGRAVSYLRVSVTDRCDFRCVYCMSEHMQFLPRRDLLTLEELDRLCTAFIERGTRKLRITGGEPLMRRDILSLFERLSRHLLSGRLEELTLTTNGSQLERFAQALVDCGVKRVNVSLDTLDRERFRQLTRTGDHERVLAGVDAALRAGLEVKLNAVALKGVNEDEFVALTRFAHERGMDMTFIEVMPLGEIDGGERVDQYIPLTLVRERLAERFTLTEIDYRSGGPARYMRVAETGGRVGFITPLSHNFCESCNRVRVTCTGTLFMCLGQEDAADLRAPLRADPTDASLNAAIDEAIARKPKGHDFIIDRSTRAPAVARHMSTTGG from the coding sequence ATGAATCCGCATCCGAAAATCGCCTATGATCCTCTGGCCTCCGCGCCGCTCGTCGACCCGTTCGGACGGGCCGTGTCCTACCTGCGCGTATCGGTCACGGATCGTTGCGATTTCCGCTGCGTCTACTGCATGTCCGAGCACATGCAATTTTTGCCCCGCCGCGACCTGCTGACGCTGGAGGAGCTGGACCGGCTCTGCACGGCCTTCATCGAGCGGGGGACGCGCAAGCTGCGCATCACCGGCGGCGAGCCCTTGATGCGCCGCGACATTCTCTCGCTGTTCGAGCGTCTCTCGCGCCATCTGCTCTCCGGCCGGCTGGAGGAGCTGACGCTCACCACCAATGGCTCGCAGCTCGAGCGCTTCGCGCAGGCGCTGGTCGATTGCGGGGTCAAGCGCGTCAATGTCTCGCTCGACACGCTGGATCGGGAGCGTTTCCGACAATTGACGCGCACCGGCGACCATGAGCGCGTTCTCGCCGGCGTCGACGCCGCGCTCCGCGCCGGCCTCGAGGTGAAGCTCAACGCCGTGGCGCTGAAGGGCGTCAATGAGGACGAGTTCGTCGCGCTGACGCGCTTCGCCCATGAGCGCGGCATGGACATGACCTTCATCGAGGTGATGCCGCTCGGCGAGATCGACGGCGGCGAGCGCGTCGACCAATACATCCCGCTGACTTTGGTCCGCGAGCGCCTGGCCGAGCGCTTCACGCTCACGGAGATCGACTATCGCAGCGGCGGGCCGGCCCGCTACATGCGCGTCGCCGAGACCGGCGGCCGCGTCGGCTTCATCACGCCGCTCTCGCATAATTTCTGCGAATCCTGCAATCGCGTGCGCGTCACCTGCACCGGCACACTGTTCATGTGCCTCGGCCAGGAGGACGCCGCCGATCTGCGCGCGCCGCTGCGCGCCGATCCGACCGACGCCTCGCTCAACGCCGCCATAGACGAGGCGATCGCCCGCAAGCCCAAGGGCCATGATTTCATCATCGACCGCTCGACGCGCGCGCCGGCCGTGGCGCGGCATATGAGCACGACCGGGGGATGA
- a CDS encoding FAD-dependent oxidoreductase, with the protein MGEDAAAADGPDFSLGVGVADMADGAVVSGRVGAAPALLIRRGDEFSIIGSACTHYQGPLGEGLIVADTIRCPWHHACFSLRDGRALRAPALDPIPCWRAERRGDLVFAMETIDPGAPERAAPPTLGRVVIIGGGAAGLAAAHELREQGYSGALVMVSADDAAPYDRPNLSKDYLAGAAPEDWLPLRPRDYYEERRIELLLATKVRAIDPGARLVSLEHGEPLRYDALLLATGAEPVRLTIPGAELPHVHYLRSLADSRALIAAAARATRVAVIGASFIGLEAAAALRERGLEVHVVAPDATPMQKTLGEDIGRLVRATHEAHGVVFHLCESVVAIGADHVALASGARVPADLVVVGVGVRPLTRLAEEAGLAVDRGVLVDEYLETSAPNVFAAGDIARWPDRRSGERIRIEHFVTAERQGQTAARNILGAKEPFEAPPFFWSRHYDMTIAYVGHAGAWDRVEIVGDLEKRDCIVTYFSRDHRMATATIGRDLDNLRVEAELEASTGG; encoded by the coding sequence ATGGGCGAGGACGCAGCAGCGGCCGATGGCCCCGATTTCTCGCTCGGCGTCGGCGTCGCCGATATGGCCGACGGCGCCGTTGTCTCCGGCCGCGTGGGCGCCGCGCCGGCGCTGCTGATCCGCCGCGGCGACGAATTCTCCATCATCGGCTCCGCCTGCACGCATTATCAGGGTCCGCTCGGCGAGGGGCTGATCGTCGCCGACACGATCCGCTGCCCTTGGCATCACGCCTGCTTCAGCCTGCGCGACGGACGAGCGCTGCGCGCCCCGGCCCTCGACCCCATTCCCTGCTGGCGCGCCGAAAGACGCGGCGATCTCGTCTTCGCCATGGAGACGATCGATCCTGGGGCGCCAGAGCGCGCGGCGCCGCCGACGCTCGGGCGCGTCGTCATCATCGGCGGCGGAGCGGCCGGGCTCGCCGCCGCCCATGAGCTGCGGGAGCAAGGCTATTCCGGCGCGCTGGTCATGGTCAGCGCCGACGACGCCGCGCCCTATGACCGCCCCAATCTGTCGAAGGATTATCTCGCCGGCGCGGCGCCGGAAGACTGGCTGCCGCTGCGCCCGCGCGATTATTACGAGGAGCGGCGCATAGAGCTGCTGCTGGCGACGAAGGTGCGCGCGATCGACCCCGGCGCGCGGCTAGTGTCCCTCGAGCATGGCGAGCCGCTGCGCTATGACGCGCTGCTGCTGGCGACCGGCGCCGAGCCGGTGCGGCTGACGATTCCCGGCGCCGAGCTGCCGCATGTGCATTATCTGCGCAGCCTCGCCGACAGCCGCGCGCTCATCGCCGCGGCGGCGCGGGCCACGCGCGTCGCGGTGATCGGCGCGAGCTTCATCGGCCTCGAGGCCGCTGCGGCGCTGCGCGAGCGCGGGCTCGAGGTCCATGTCGTGGCGCCGGATGCGACGCCCATGCAGAAAACGCTGGGCGAGGACATAGGCCGGCTGGTGCGCGCGACGCATGAGGCGCATGGCGTCGTCTTTCACCTTTGCGAGAGCGTCGTCGCCATAGGCGCGGATCATGTCGCGCTGGCGAGCGGCGCGCGCGTTCCGGCCGATCTCGTGGTCGTCGGCGTCGGCGTGCGGCCGCTCACGAGGCTCGCCGAGGAGGCCGGTCTCGCCGTCGATCGCGGCGTTCTCGTCGATGAATATCTCGAAACCAGCGCGCCGAACGTCTTCGCCGCCGGCGATATCGCGCGCTGGCCGGATCGCCGCAGCGGCGAGCGGATCAGAATTGAGCATTTCGTCACCGCCGAGCGCCAAGGGCAGACGGCGGCGCGCAATATTCTCGGCGCGAAGGAGCCCTTCGAGGCGCCGCCCTTCTTCTGGAGCCGCCATTACGACATGACCATCGCCTATGTCGGTCACGCCGGCGCCTGGGATCGCGTCGAGATCGTCGGCGACCTCGAGAAGAGGGATTGCATCGTGACCTATTTCTCGCGGGATCACAGAATGGCGACAGCGACAATCGGCCGCGATCTGGACAATCTGCGCGTGGAAGCCGAGCTGGAAGCGTCGACCGGCGGTTGA